One Vicia villosa cultivar HV-30 ecotype Madison, WI unplaced genomic scaffold, Vvil1.0 ctg.002861F_1_1, whole genome shotgun sequence genomic window, TAAGCATATTCAAACACtttcaaaaaatctaaaaataacttcaaacatcattcaatccTTTTTGCAACTTTCCTTTTCAATTTAAAACatttttcataaacgagacacttagtcaattTCAAATGTAAACATGTGAAGATCGTGTGTTTTCCACTCAAATGAGATGACGTTCGTAATTCGTTTTAATCCATGAttcagttatccattcttgtagtgatgtaAACATTCTCTTATCCATGTGTCATGTAGCTTTCTTTCTGTTTGAACGCGATCGAGTaactctcgctaaaatcaatcaacaaacatTCGTGGTTACTATCACCACGAACTAAGAGGCTCTAACTTCTTCATTTCACATAGAGGATACGTTGGCACCAGACTTTGTAAATCTTGCCGagcacaaaaaataataatagcagttcttttccaatctcttcaCTCTTTTGCAAACAATAATGCTTTAgcataaaaaacacaaatttcaagaggttcatgtggagtaccacaaatgtgaggggtgttaataccttccccctTGCATAACTAACTCCATTATCCAAATCTTTTTCTTTGTggattttatcgatattttcccctTTCCTATTTTGGAAACAATAATTTTGGTGGTGAGTTTTGCTTTTATGAGTTAGGTTAAACAATACCTTAATCCCGGTTTTTCGAACCGctataccttccccttgcataaccaatcCCCGTACCTATATCTTTTCTTGTatagggttttatcgatatttacCATTTCATTTGGAAACCGTAAGTTTGATGGCAACTCTTGCTTTCTGAGTTAAGTTAATAAATAGCTTAATCTTATTTTTTCCACCACGACACATGTGATTTTAAGAACACATGTCTAACCGTACTAGGAGCTCCATAAGACAATTTTGTCTTTATATCTTAGGAATTTCTTTTATCAAAACTCATAATTTCAATCCTCAAAactcaattaacttcttataaaaTTAAGAATCTTAACATAAagtgtattttaaatttttaagaaCTCCACTAAATTAAAACTCACGTTCCAACAACTACTATACACACTGCAGCAACCATAATGACCGCATTCACAGCCTCGCAGCGGCAACTGTAATTTAAatccatcaagatatccaaaaatCATTCAAACAAAACATAACATCAGCATACACTTATAGCTGTTaataggttcatgaaccaaaccACGAAATTTTTATGTGTTTCTCCAATTAAAGGAAAACTTTTAAAATTCCAATGTTATTAATTAATGATATTCTAACAAAAATACTTATATAtcttgtatattttatttttaattagtaaaaaaaataccACAATGGATATATAGATTACTTTTCCTTATaaacaatattataatttttttgaatggCAAGACAGTAATATAATTAGTAGTCATAATATTATATTTAGAAAGTGAGTGTAAAATGGTAATGTTAAAGTCAAAGACAAGTATAGTAAACTTGTTATCTATAAGAGATGAAAAATGATTGTTATTAATAAACATAAGTAATAACCAAGCaaataaaaaaggaaagagaCATATTTAGACAATAGTTTGTTTGCCTTGTTCATGGTAATGAGCCTTCGACATTCATGTATATATAGTGTTCAACCTTAATTTGAAATAACGCAATCATTCAAGAGAAGTAAaagcatataataataataataatagtaatcaaAGAATATATGATGAAGAACTTGAGTATTGGCATAATATTTTCATTCATATATTTTCTAGCGGACTTTGTTGCAGCTCAATCTGGAGTCTTTGACATATCTAAATTTGGTGGAGCACCAAATGCAGATATTACTCAGGTAATAATTATTCTTGTTGAATTGACAATGAGAAAAAAATAGTTTCTAATAATTATTCTTGTTGAATTGACAATGAGAAAATAATTAGTTTCTAATAATTATTCTTACTGATTTGAGAATGAGAAAAAATTAGCTTCTAATAAATTTTCCTTTCATAAGGCCTTCACGAGTGCTTGGAATGAAGCATGTGCATCAACAACTGCCGCCAAAATTGTGATTCCGGCTGGTACATACAAGATGGGGTTATTAGAAGTTAAAGGTCCTTGTAAGGCTCCTGTAGAAGTTCAAGTGGATGGCACAATTCAAGCACCTGGGAACAATGCTGATCTTAAAGGAGCTGAACAATGGATCCGGTTTGATGATATAGACTCCCTTACCGTATCAGGAAAAGGAGTTTTTGATGGTCAAGGTGCAGCTGCATGGAAAGGTGCTTCAGTTGCTTGGAAAGATAAATCTCATGGAAAAGGTTCCAATAAACGTGCAATTGTAAGTATTAATCACCCAAGTAATTATATTCAACAATGAAAAATCTtactcaaaattaattttttaggttgaattcaaacaaacaagcattataattaggttttttggttaaattccaaaaaaaaagcattatttttaattaagttttctGTTGAATTCCCACAGAGTTTGTATTTTGCTTACTGCAACAACACCATGGTCACTGGTATTACATCTAAGGACAGCAAGTATTTTCATTTTATGGTTTTGGGGTGTAACAATATCACATTTGATGCTGTCAAAATTATAGCCCCTGATGAAAGTCCAAATACTGATGGAATCCATATGGGAAGATCAAATGGTGTTACAATTATTAATACCAACATTGGAACTGGAGATGATTGTGTATCATTGGGTGATGGTAGCAAAAATGTAACTGTTGAAAATGTGAATTGTGGACCAGGACATGGTATTAGTGTTGGAAGCCTTGGAAAGTATCCAAATGAAGAGAATGTAGCCGGTTTTATAGTTAAGAATTGTACTCTCACGGAAACTGAAAACGGTGTGAGGATTAAGACTTGGCCTGATACGGCGGGAAAAATTACTGTTACTGATATGCATTTTGAAGATATTATCATGAATAATGTCATGAACCCTGTCATCGTTGACCAAGAGTATTGTCCATGGAATCAATGTTCCAAAAAGGTAATAATCACTCGcatttttatttgtttactgTTAAATTTTAATGTATATATCTAACATATTCTATGGTTTAGAATCCATCACAAATAAAGCTAAGCAAGGTTACATTCAAGAACATTAAGGGCACATCTGGAACATCAGAAGGAGTgattattatttgtagtagtggtgTACCATGTGATGGCGTGGAGTTAAATAATGTTGATCTCACATTTAATGGAGCACCAGCAGTAGCTAAATGTTCTAATGTCAAACCTTTAGTTACAGGAAAAGCTCCTATTTGTGGAGCTTCAACTTCATCATCAACTTCAGCATCACCTTCTTCTTCACCAGCTTCAGCATCACCTTCATCTTCGCCAGCTTCGGCTTCAGCAGCTTCAGCTCCTAAAGAGTCAGCTcctaaagaagaaaaagaagacaaaaaagaaaaagaagaaaaggaagaaaaaggagaaaaagaagaCGACGATTAGACAAACCATCCCCTTAATGCGAGGATGCAGTAGTATAGTCTTATAGGAATACACATGATTATTAAAACTATTTTCATGTATATTTATTCTTTCTCATTAAAATAAGTTTCACTTAGTTTCTGTAATCTACGAGTTAAAATACATTGTTTAAAATACTtgtgatttatatttaaaaatgtttCATGAAAATATGTGAATTGTACTAGGTTGTACAGTATTCAAATGCATAGTAATATTTAGGTGAACCCTAAAATGTAATTGAAGTGACTAGATACTTTAACCATAACTAATTACCAAAGTAAAAAAACATCATCCAAAAGaaaaaatttctccaaaaaaataaatttccAAAGGGATAGAAAGGATGAAAGAAACAAAATGCTCTATAACTTAATAGCACCAAGGGGGATAGAGGGAAAAAAGATCGTAAACTCATTGTACTTTTTGTAATACATTGGAAAATATTCAAGGTGTTATGAAGTATGAATTAGGTATTTTGGGACTTAGGATTTTTTAGTACACATAGAAACACACATAGTGTTACAAAATTCTcccaaattaatttaaaaaataacttgGAAGTTCTATCGATATTGTTTATAAGAAATTGAGATGAATTAGTTGACTGATTTAAAATAGCACGAATGGAGCAAAAATAATGATAATCAATTATAATCTATCATGTTAGTGATGTATTAGTTCACTATTTCTACATAGCACAAATGGAGAAAAATAATTCTGCTTTCGGACGATCTATATGAACATAAGGAATGGGTTAGTCTAAACATAACTACAATTGAAAGACACTACTCCAATCCAAAACATTTTTTGTAATGAAGACCGCCAAATACATAAACATCAAAACTATGGTTTTCAATTCTGGTCCCCAACCGCAAATGCACTTGTAATATTCCGGATGCGGTTGCCTCCACAACAACATTTGActgcaattgcggtgtgattttaaAATGTCGCCTCTTGTAGTATTATAAACATCATAAGACAAATTCAATCATGTTTAtttaagtattttcatcaaaaataaaaatattagaatcttaaaactcaatttaattcTCAAGCAATGAAAAAAgttaacattaaatgcttttcaacGTTATATTTCAACTTTCTCCCTGTAAAAATTCACACCGCAATGCAGCATGGCAACACCCGTAATGACCACAATTGCAACACCTACAACCGCAACCGCCGTTTAAACCCAAGATACAACCTTAAGAAAAGTATTGTTTTCACCTTTTTTTAATAAGCAGGGTAGCAACGGATACCCAACCatattaaaaaggaaactaggAAAATAGCTCAACCTATAGTTATCTTCTAACACCCCAAAATtattaattctttatttattgAATATTGGTGTTTAGTTGAAAGTGTTGATGGTTTTTTTGGTGAACTAGTATTTGGTGGAGCTAAGTGTGGGGTATTGAGAATTATTTTAGAGTTAATAATCACTAttagaattattttaataatttaaatagaatagaagtgtAGAGAAATTAAGGGTATGGCAGTAAAATCATGTAGAGTAATTGAGGCTAATTAGGGAAGATTATAATAAGGGTCCAATgggtaaaaatattaaaagaggggAAAGGAGAAAGAGATTCACTCTTACGATCGTGATATTAGAGAATACATTATGGAGAAGAGCTAGGGCACTAAGGAAAAAGGGGATTCGATAGAAACTTGAAGAGAGGATCAAAGCTAAGGAAAGATCTAAGGCAACAGGGTGATCCTTTCATTATAGTTGATATGGGGTTTAGTATGTAGAGTTTAATGGGGTTTGTGTGGGATTTGATGAATGTGATGAATTGTTATGAAAAATGACAATTTGTGTTAGTTAGATGTTAATTCATGAAACTATCGTATATAATTGAATTGGATTGATGGGTAAATATTGGTGTAATTCTTATCATTATAATGTATATGGGTTTAGGTATTTGTAGGTTTGTTTTTGgagttttgattgatgatgataacATGATGATTTCGTTGGAAATTGGGGTTATGAAGTGTTTATTTCCCTTGATTAACGTACCAtatgatataatatattttacGGTTGTTGGAGGTCAAAACTTACAGTTTGGGGTCTGTTGGAAGGCTAAAAAACATGAAAATCACACAAAATCGCGTAAAAAGGTGATTTTCTGGGCTCTGACATGGCCCATGTCAACTAACACGTGTGGCTGTATCAGCTCTATGTATCTTGGTGCCAGAAAGTGAAAAAATGGAATTGTGGGTTTTAAGTGACATTGGTTGTGTTAGCTAACACAGGCGGTCGTGTCAGCTCCTTGGATTTTGCTATGCGAAATCATTTtaccataacttttgaaccgtaagtccgtttaaTGCATCGTTCAAAGCATTCGGAATGAAGTACACtttggaaaaacaaaatgaaCCATATGATGTATTTTTCTAATGATGGTGCAAAGATAAAGTGATGTGTTTATGCATTGATGTAACATGATGTATACTTGTTATGATGAATTAATGTGATTATGCCTTGATGGAATATGACATATGTTTCCTATCATGAATTGATGTTGTTATAATGAAGGGGTATGTATTATGAAGTGTGTGATGATATTATAATGATTACAAAAATGATGGTGCGTTTTGACTAGCAGTGatcatgttttattttgtttttcatatTACGCTTTCATGGCATATGTTAGGACTCTGATCCAGCGGTGATTTGTAGGACTCTGGTCCTGTGGTGGAATTAATCCCATTGTGCTGATTGTGTGTGTTATAAGATATGCTCTGGTTCCAAGTGGGAACCGATCctattggtggggatctttggaggtAGATGACTTAATGTCGTCAGtgatgttttggtaccacatgcatgtgtcAGTGATGTTGCATTCCATAATTTGTGTACTTTCATGTTGATTGgtgaaaaatatgttttgatgataTTGTGATGTGAGTTGATGCTTTAGTGATGTTGTGTGTTCATATGATGTGGTGATGGTATTTTTGTTAATAACTATTATGTCTATTTCGTATATCATTTTGTAATGTTCGCGATTACTCACCCTTTTTGTTTGAATGCTACCTCCACGAGGTTACGCGCAGGTGATCAGGACTAGCTTATTAAGGAGTAAGGATAGCTCCGGAGTCGTTTAGTTTTTCTGTTGAATAAAAGGTCTTGCACTGATATGTAATATCGGGTTGGGATCGTATGATTTGAATACTTTAATTGTTTGAGAACATGATTCTATGAGTTATGGTTTGAAGTTGAATTTGAGAATTAAATCACGAATAATGAAACATGATGGataattgttattttattttaatattgagaTCGACTGCATGATATTtgaatttatgtttatgtttcaaAAGAAAGTTTAATTGTTATTACGTAGATAACTCGTGTTATGACGATGTAACACTATTAATGATGCttgtattttaataaattgatttaaaattacacgcgttatatatatatatatatatatatatatatatatatatatatatatatatatatatatatatatatatatatatatatattaggtagaagggtgttacattagtggtatcatagCAGGTTGATCTGTCCGGCCAGGTTGACTAATGTGGTTTGTTCCTTAGTATACGACATGCCGTGAAACAATGTCAGTGCTTGTTGGTTTTTCTAACTGTTTGCTTTAAGGGGTTGATTTgaaataagtgggggagaagcatTTGCTTCTTTGACATGTTTTTGTTGTGAAGTAATAGTTCGGTGTGTTGCTGATTGCAAGAGTGCAAGTGttgtttgtaacaccccatattttctaattttaatttaattagaaattaaattattatttagtatttttgttgaactaattggaggaattatggaatattggtAATTGGGCCAGAGATgtggttagtaaagagggggtgtgatggttaggccttttactaaagtcatactctatttttcataaaatagggaACTGGGAAATAGAAGAGGAAAAGAAAGGAGCAAAAGTCGGAGAAAGAGAAGACACGTGAAAGAGGAGAAAGGGAGGAAGAAGAGAACCTTCAAGAAttcgactctaaggtaaggggggattcttcgggttagtaattcTTATGCAATTACGGGTAGTAGAATTAATTAGGATTGTTATTTAGTTCAATCGAGTGTGTTGGGTTTTGGGGAATTTGTTAGGCTTTGATGAACATTCATagttttgtatgattttgatgAATTTGGGTGATAACCATGatgtatggtgttaattgatGTTTAAAACTTATTAGAATTGTGTTATATTGTGTAAATTGGTGATGTTTGTAGTGATAACTGTGTGGAGATGAAATTGATTGAATTGGAATGATGGTTTCTGTCAAAAACTATGAAATTGTtgttgcaggtacgtaggaaccggttcctgtgtgggaggtgttgcaccccaaaatttgcccatataattttatttctaactggcttaagctttacATTTCATTTGCTTCCATCTATTAGGTCATttaacatatcatgcattcatcCAACAATAAAGCTGGGCATTGGATCATTCGTCATGGAAATTAGGATTTTTATCCTTTATGCTTGAGCTTAACAAATTGTTTCGACTAAGGATcgagaattagggtttatttccctatgatGGAGTTCgtcaaagttttaaatgaggccaACTTAATTGGGGTTTGCTCTTGGAGTATAGAAAtggcatgtgtcataccccaaatttgtcctaccccatTCATCTGGCTTATgattcatatacatacatcatttaggtcataatccaactcatgcattcatatcattggtaccaTTCAAAAGACTAGCAAGAAAGAGCTTTTATGGCAGAGGATTTCCTACCAAATGTGTGGATCAAAGgtgtaatcatgtggctctatgttcattgaagtcctcctggattagggttttctcaGTCTCAACTCACGGCATTGGTGGAGTGTAGAAGCGTAGAAGTCATCTGATCCTCTTAATcagggtttccttgaccaaagtcaaccagtcaactttctggtcaacatttaatcagagaTGGATTTTATGAGTGAGAAGCTTTCATACTGTCCATGTGGATGTGttcatttgactggatttgactggaggagatttaatcaagaattccatcaataatcagaaaaatcagaacagttgacttttgggtcgaaATCAGAagatttattcaaatattgacttttggtggaaattcaatcaggaaaagtcaaagaatggataaaatcaggagtttgacaaaagttgccaaaaatagaaaaatgacaaaagtggaaagttttgacacttagaaaatttttgaaggttttaaatcttgatgagcagtccacttcagccctgatttacacgtggcaaatggcgtTTTTTtagagaaatttccaacatcaaagttgttcctctcatggaggagaacaactttgtagttggacactttttcatttgaagcttgtatgaagaggtaAAGTGGTTTGAAGTTACTGAAAATCCATTCAATCTAAGTCACAAGCCAAGTCAtgaccagacatttcatcaagcacGTGGCATGCCAAATTGCAAGCTGAATTTAGAGACATACACGAGTGCTATGAATGAGATCTTGGTATGCATCTCTTCTTTGCCatccctctatccattgaaacaagaattatTGCAATTGAACAAATATTGAGCCAAATGCAAGCCTCCAAAGTCATGCCTTCACCCTGACCAAGTCAAGCATCTGGCCAAGGCAGAAATCCAGGTCATGCGCATGCATATcatcaaacacatggtgtgccaactTTAAGTCTaaatttcttcctccacaagtctccaTATTAAAAGAGCTTGGTCTCAAATAACTCCTTTCCATGTTCCCTACCCATTGAATCCAATTTCATTAATTTTGGACGCGTATTGATCTAGTTAAAGACACCCAAAGTCATGCTCATGGGAAGTGCGTATTGGCAAAGGCATCAGGCATAAAATTTCAGGAAGTTTGATCTATACCATGGCCTCTTTAATGGGAGCACGAGTTtgaggtgaatgatggagtatGCG contains:
- the LOC131639912 gene encoding polygalacturonase-like; the encoded protein is MMKNLSIGIIFSFIYFLADFVAAQSGVFDISKFGGAPNADITQAFTSAWNEACASTTAAKIVIPAGTYKMGLLEVKGPCKAPVEVQVDGTIQAPGNNADLKGAEQWIRFDDIDSLTVSGKGVFDGQGAAAWKGASVAWKDKSHGKGSNKRAISLYFAYCNNTMVTGITSKDSKYFHFMVLGCNNITFDAVKIIAPDESPNTDGIHMGRSNGVTIINTNIGTGDDCVSLGDGSKNVTVENVNCGPGHGISVGSLGKYPNEENVAGFIVKNCTLTETENGVRIKTWPDTAGKITVTDMHFEDIIMNNVMNPVIVDQEYCPWNQCSKKNPSQIKLSKVTFKNIKGTSGTSEGVIIICSSGVPCDGVELNNVDLTFNGAPAVAKCSNVKPLVTGKAPICGASTSSSTSASPSSSPASASPSSSPASASAASAPKESAPKEEKEDKKEKEEKEEKGEKEDDD